One region of Marivirga arenosa genomic DNA includes:
- a CDS encoding endonuclease domain-containing protein: protein MTRNRIIPYKPYLKKLARELRKNSTLAEILLWEEIKGKRLGYQFHRQVPLDCFIVNFYCHELMLAIEVDGGSHDNESAIKLDQKRQSKLESLGVKFLRFDDEDVKTQTE, encoded by the coding sequence TTGACCAGAAATAGAATTATTCCCTACAAACCCTATCTTAAAAAGCTAGCTAGAGAACTCAGAAAGAATAGCACATTAGCTGAAATCCTATTGTGGGAAGAAATTAAGGGCAAAAGACTAGGCTATCAATTTCACAGACAAGTCCCATTAGATTGTTTTATAGTTAATTTTTATTGTCATGAATTGATGTTAGCCATTGAAGTCGATGGGGGCTCACATGATAATGAGTCGGCAATTAAGTTAGACCAAAAGAGACAATCAAAATTAGAAAGCTTGGGAGTAAAGTTTTTAAGATTCGATGATGAAGATGTGAAAACCCAGACTGAATGA
- a CDS encoding M1 family metallopeptidase produces the protein MYKLTVLSCLLMALFSCNEKKDMENNRVSVIDYKGKDMHTFSNSEEAKIKHLNWEAFVDFENKIINAIAQFDIEKYPNAEKIILDTKGLDIEKVWSNDQVSIDYELKSKDDLLGTALLIPINKSTHTISIAYKTKPNAEALQWLNPNQTSGNQPFLFSQSQAILCRSWIPIQDSPGIRFTFNAKVEVPKGFLALMSASNPQEVDTTGVYEFQMEQPIPAYLMSLAVGDLQYQKTGKNTGFYAEPATIDKANQDLEDLQSFLETAENLYGKYRWEQFDVLVLPPSFPFGGMENPRLTFATPTILAGDKSLVSLIAHELAHSWSGNLVTNATWNDFWLNEGFTVYFEYRIMEAMYGRDYSEMLASISYKELKEEVKELIDEGNEKDTQLKLNLEGRNPDVGMTAIAYDKGYFFLRRLEELVGREKFDIFLNQYFGEFAFQSINTEKFLYYLEQNLFGKNDIKMPEDLLQNWVYESGIPQDIPAPNSQRFLAVNNAIQNWLSTENIDTLQTSNWSTHEFLHFFHQLPDSITYLQVQELDQKFNFTNSGNAEILSEWFLLAIKADYRPAFGKMEEFLINTGRKKFLMPIYTKLYKSDNYRALALRIYRKARENYHFVSYNSLDKLLNYSIN, from the coding sequence ATGTATAAATTAACAGTATTGTCGTGTTTATTAATGGCATTATTTTCTTGTAATGAGAAAAAAGATATGGAAAATAATAGAGTAAGTGTAATTGATTATAAGGGAAAAGATATGCATACCTTTTCGAATTCTGAAGAGGCAAAAATTAAGCATTTGAATTGGGAGGCATTTGTAGATTTTGAAAACAAAATTATTAATGCCATTGCTCAATTTGATATTGAAAAATATCCAAATGCAGAAAAAATAATCTTAGATACTAAAGGACTTGATATTGAAAAGGTATGGAGTAATGATCAAGTATCTATTGATTATGAATTAAAAAGTAAAGATGATTTATTGGGTACAGCCCTTCTTATTCCGATTAATAAATCAACTCATACAATCAGCATTGCTTATAAAACAAAACCAAATGCAGAAGCTTTACAATGGCTAAATCCTAATCAAACCTCAGGAAATCAACCCTTTTTATTTTCACAATCTCAAGCCATTTTGTGCCGATCATGGATTCCTATACAGGATTCACCAGGTATTCGATTCACCTTTAATGCAAAGGTGGAAGTACCTAAAGGATTTTTAGCTTTAATGAGCGCATCAAATCCTCAGGAAGTAGATACTACAGGGGTTTATGAGTTTCAAATGGAACAACCCATTCCTGCTTACTTAATGTCGTTGGCGGTAGGTGATTTGCAATATCAAAAAACTGGAAAAAACACAGGCTTTTATGCTGAACCCGCTACCATTGATAAAGCTAATCAAGACTTAGAAGATTTACAGTCCTTTTTGGAAACTGCTGAAAACCTTTATGGTAAATATAGATGGGAACAATTTGATGTTTTGGTTTTGCCGCCTAGTTTTCCTTTTGGTGGAATGGAAAACCCTCGTTTAACTTTTGCAACTCCAACAATTTTGGCAGGAGATAAGTCGCTGGTTTCATTAATTGCACATGAATTAGCTCACAGCTGGTCAGGCAATTTGGTAACTAATGCTACTTGGAATGATTTCTGGCTTAATGAGGGCTTTACTGTTTATTTCGAATATCGAATTATGGAAGCTATGTACGGAAGGGATTATTCTGAAATGTTGGCTTCTATTTCTTACAAGGAATTAAAAGAAGAGGTTAAGGAATTAATTGATGAAGGAAATGAAAAGGATACTCAACTTAAATTAAATTTAGAGGGCAGAAATCCTGATGTTGGGATGACAGCTATAGCTTACGACAAAGGATATTTCTTTTTAAGAAGGTTGGAAGAACTAGTAGGTAGAGAAAAATTCGACATCTTTTTAAATCAATACTTTGGTGAGTTTGCGTTTCAATCCATTAATACGGAGAAGTTTTTATATTATTTGGAACAAAATTTATTTGGAAAAAATGACATAAAAATGCCAGAGGATTTACTGCAAAACTGGGTTTATGAATCCGGAATTCCACAGGATATCCCAGCTCCCAATTCCCAAAGATTCTTAGCTGTTAATAATGCAATTCAAAATTGGTTATCTACTGAAAATATAGATACTCTTCAAACTTCTAATTGGAGTACGCATGAGTTTTTACATTTTTTTCATCAGCTGCCGGATAGCATAACGTATCTACAGGTACAAGAATTAGATCAAAAATTTAATTTCACTAATAGCGGGAATGCGGAAATACTAAGCGAATGGTTTTTACTTGCTATTAAAGCAGACTATAGACCTGCCTTTGGTAAAATGGAGGAGTTTTTAATAAACACGGGAAGAAAAAAGTTTTTAATGCCAATTTATACTAAGCTTTATAAATCAGATAATTATAGGGCGCTAGCGTTACGTATATACAGAAAAGCAAGAGAAAATTACCACTTTGTCAGCTACAATTCGTTAGATAAATTACTAAATTACAGTATCAACTGA
- a CDS encoding DUF1987 domain-containing protein, translating into MFRMSGTHQRPTVVIDIEKGFFEISGSSIPENPMDVFTPIFDHLNRYLENPLPVTELHFRLDYFNTSTSKLMLDMIHKMETLTDKDGKEVKIKWFYRESDDDMMEIGEDFANLCRLPIEIIPYE; encoded by the coding sequence ATGTTTAGAATGTCAGGCACACACCAGCGCCCCACTGTAGTAATAGATATTGAAAAGGGGTTTTTTGAAATATCCGGTTCTTCAATTCCTGAGAATCCAATGGATGTTTTCACTCCCATATTTGACCATCTAAACCGTTATTTAGAAAACCCTTTACCGGTAACTGAATTGCATTTCAGACTAGATTATTTTAATACTAGTACTTCAAAATTAATGTTAGATATGATCCATAAAATGGAAACATTAACGGATAAAGATGGGAAAGAAGTTAAAATTAAATGGTTCTATAGAGAATCTGATGATGATATGATGGAGATTGGTGAAGATTTTGCAAATCTTTGCAGATTACCTATCGAAATTATTCCATATGAATAA
- a CDS encoding pyridoxal phosphate-dependent decarboxylase family protein → MQKWKKLSQNEIRQRIFSALSENVDYYNENIIGLPASHLDDKVFYQNAPFLEDAPYLSTLIHNPNHIGCHTLGESESFFRGTQELEKEVIKVCAEDILHCDSEYDGYVASGGTEANMQAVWIYRNYFLQEKKAKLNEIALLSSSDAHYSSAKASNVLQIDFFKVKVDENDRSISKETVHETIEEAQSQGKKYFIIVANMMTTMFGSVDDVSVYTDTFQEKGLDFKLHVDGAYGGFYYPFAKSDNDLNFSNPHVNSITLDAHKMLQAPYGTGIFLIRKNWMHYANTQEASYVEGQDFTLIGSRSGANAIAIWMILMTYGPNGWFEKTLVLNHRTKWLCDQLAEQEIEFYRYPDANIVTIKAEYLNPLICKKYGLIPDNHKDPKWYKIVVMDHVTIEKLELFLNEID, encoded by the coding sequence ATGCAAAAGTGGAAAAAGCTATCTCAAAATGAGATAAGACAAAGGATATTTTCTGCACTTTCAGAAAATGTAGATTACTATAATGAAAATATTATTGGGTTGCCAGCTTCTCATTTAGATGATAAGGTGTTTTATCAAAATGCACCTTTTCTTGAGGATGCTCCTTATTTATCAACGCTAATTCACAATCCCAATCATATTGGGTGTCATACATTAGGAGAGTCTGAAAGCTTTTTTAGAGGCACACAGGAATTAGAAAAAGAGGTGATCAAAGTTTGTGCTGAAGATATACTGCATTGTGATTCTGAATATGATGGCTATGTAGCTTCGGGAGGTACAGAAGCAAATATGCAAGCAGTGTGGATTTACAGGAATTACTTTTTACAAGAGAAGAAAGCGAAGCTAAATGAAATAGCGCTACTCAGTTCCAGCGATGCTCATTATTCTTCAGCAAAGGCTTCTAATGTACTTCAAATTGATTTTTTTAAAGTAAAGGTTGATGAGAATGATAGATCTATCAGCAAAGAGACTGTTCATGAAACTATAGAAGAAGCTCAATCTCAAGGCAAGAAGTATTTTATAATAGTTGCCAATATGATGACCACTATGTTTGGCTCGGTGGATGATGTAAGTGTTTATACAGATACTTTTCAAGAGAAAGGTCTAGATTTTAAACTGCATGTTGATGGAGCTTATGGTGGATTTTATTATCCATTTGCTAAATCGGATAATGATTTGAATTTTAGTAATCCTCATGTAAACTCTATTACCTTAGATGCGCATAAGATGCTACAGGCACCCTATGGAACTGGAATTTTCCTGATTCGAAAAAACTGGATGCATTATGCTAATACACAAGAAGCAAGCTATGTTGAAGGTCAAGATTTTACCTTAATTGGATCTCGATCTGGAGCAAATGCAATAGCAATTTGGATGATTTTGATGACTTATGGACCGAACGGATGGTTCGAAAAAACATTGGTATTAAACCATAGAACTAAATGGCTTTGCGATCAATTAGCAGAGCAGGAGATTGAATTCTATCGATATCCCGATGCCAATATAGTCACCATTAAAGCCGAATATTTGAATCCGTTAATTTGTAAAAAATATGGACTAATACCAGACAATCATAAAGATCCAAAATGGTACAAAATTGTGGTAATGGATCATGTTACTATTGAAAAGCTTGAGTTATTTTTAAATGAAATAGACTAA